The Desulfuromonas thiophila genome contains the following window.
CGGGGCCCTCATTTGATGCCAAGGCAGGAGAGAGTTATGAACATTCACGAGTACCAGGCGAAGGAAATCCTCAACGGCTACGATGTCCCCGTGCCGCGCGGCCGGGTGGCGGTGACGGCCGACCAGGTCGAGCGCAAGGCCAAGATGCTGGGGGGCCGCTGCGTCGTCAAGGCGCAGATCTACGCCGGTGGCCGCGGCAAGGCCGGCGGTGTGCAGGTGGCCTATCATCCCGAACAGGCCCACGAGATTGCCAAGGAAATGTTCGGCAAGCGGCTGGTGACACCGCAGACTGGCCCGGAGGGCCTGAAGGTACGGCGTATTCTGGTGGAGGAAACCGTCGAGGTCGGGCGTGAATACTACCTGTCCATTGCGCTTGATCGCCAGAGTTCGCGCTACTGCCTGATCGGCTCGGCCGCCGGTGGCGTCAACATCGAGGAGGTGGCAGCGAGTTCGCCGGAGAAGATTCACAAGCTGCTGATCGACCCCTATACCGGCCTGCGTTCCTACCAGGCGCGCAAGCTGGCCCATGCCCTGGGGCTCGAAGGCGGCGTGGCCGAGGACTGCGTGCAGCTGATTCTCAATCTCTACCGCTGCTGCCTGGACAAGGACTGCTCGCTGATCGAGATCAACCCGCTGGTGGTGACCAAGGCCGGCTGGCTGCTGGCGCTGGACGCCAAGATCAACTTCGATGACAACGCCCTGTTCCGCCACTGGGAATACCACGAGATGCAGGACTATTCGCAGATGGAGCCGCTGGAAATCAGTGCCGCCAAGTTCGATCTGGCCTACATCAAGCTCGACGGCAATATCGGCTGCATGGTCAACGGAGCCGGCCTGGCCATGGCCACCCTCGACGTGCTGAAGGAGAAGGGCGGCGAACCGGCCAACTTTCTCGATGTCGGCGGTGGCGCGACCCGCGAAAAGGTGGCCGAGGCCTTCCGCATTATTCTGCAGGACAGCGATGTCAAGGCGGTATTCGTCAATATTTTCGGTGGCATCATGCGTTGTGATGTGATTGCCCAGGGCATCATCGAGGCGGCCAGCGACAGCCATTGTGACCTGCCCATCGTGGTGCGCATGGACGGTTCGCAGGTGGCCGAGGGCAAGGCGTTGCTGGAGCAATCGGGTCTTAATGTCCAGTGTGCCGATTTCCTCGGCGATGGCGCGGAGAAGATTGTGACCATGCTGCAGCAGGCAGCGACCGATGCGGCCCAGGGCCAGGAAAGGGGGTAGGACTCATGGCGATTCTGATCAATCAGGAAACCCGCGTTATCGTGCAGGGCATCACCGGCAAGACGGGCCTGTTTCACACCCGCGAGTGCCGCGCCTACGGCACCCGCATTGTCGGCGGGGTCACACCGGGCAAGGGCGGCATCCATGTCGAGGGGATTCCGGTTTTCGATACCATGGAAGAAGCGGTGCGCGTCACCGGAGGCACGGTGTCGATGATCTTCGTGCCACCGCCGGGCGCGGCCGACGCGGTGCTCGAAGCCTGCGACGCCGGGGTTGAGTTGGTGGTCTGCATCACCGAGGGGGTGCCGGTGAAGGACATGGTGCTG
Protein-coding sequences here:
- the sucC gene encoding ADP-forming succinate--CoA ligase subunit beta — its product is MNIHEYQAKEILNGYDVPVPRGRVAVTADQVERKAKMLGGRCVVKAQIYAGGRGKAGGVQVAYHPEQAHEIAKEMFGKRLVTPQTGPEGLKVRRILVEETVEVGREYYLSIALDRQSSRYCLIGSAAGGVNIEEVAASSPEKIHKLLIDPYTGLRSYQARKLAHALGLEGGVAEDCVQLILNLYRCCLDKDCSLIEINPLVVTKAGWLLALDAKINFDDNALFRHWEYHEMQDYSQMEPLEISAAKFDLAYIKLDGNIGCMVNGAGLAMATLDVLKEKGGEPANFLDVGGGATREKVAEAFRIILQDSDVKAVFVNIFGGIMRCDVIAQGIIEAASDSHCDLPIVVRMDGSQVAEGKALLEQSGLNVQCADFLGDGAEKIVTMLQQAATDAAQGQERG